The Deltaproteobacteria bacterium genome contains the following window.
CTCGATGCGGCGCCCGATGCACCCGTCCTCCCCGTCGTCATCGACGAGTCGTGGCGGCTCCTCTACCACAACTGCCTCCCGGTGCCGTGGGGCGTACGCGTCTACGTGCGCCTCGGGCCGCCGATCGCGCGCCGGCGGGGCGAGGACCCGGCCGCGCTCCTCGACCGCGTCCACGACGAGATCGCGGCCACCCTGGCGCGCCGTCGCGCAACGGCGGGCGGGTCGTGCGTCGACGCACCCGCCGTCGCGGCCGCTCCGTCCGGCTGAGTCCCCGTCGGCTTGCAATTGTCTCGAGCATTTGTCATGGAGGAAATGTCCACTTGTTTGTGCGCGATCCCGTCGCGTCCGTTCCCACGGCGTTCGGTTCACGCCCAGCATGTGACAAAAGCCAAGGAGGCCCCCGGGGGCCAGGAGTGAACCGATGGGTAAGAAGATCTTTGTTGGGAACCTGTCCTTCGACACGACGAGCGCCGACCTGGAGTCGCTGTTCTCGCAGGCAGGTACGTGCACGTCCGCCACGGTCATCACCGACCGAGACACCGGACGCTCGCGCGGCTTCGGCTTCGTCGAGATGAGCTCGGCGAGCGAAGCCCAGAAGGCGATCGCGGAGCTCAACGGGCGCGAGCTGCAGGGCCGGACGCTGAACGTCAGCGAGGCACGCGAGCGTTCGGGCGGCGGCGGCGGCGGTGGCGGCGGCGACCGGCCGCGCGGCGGCGGCGGCGGCTTCGGCGGTCGCCGGCGCTAGCAGCAGCTCGCGCCACCGCTGATCCTCGCGCGCCCTTCACCCGCGGGCGCGGAAGTGGCAAGGTAGGAAGCCGTGCTTTCGGCGGCGGCCGTGCCCTGGCTCTTCTGCGGCGGGAGTGTCGTGGGCGCCTGGTTCACGTACAACGCCTTCCGGCCGATTCGCACCGCGGCCCGGCGCTCGGTCATGAGCTTCTTCGCGGGCTGGCTGACCACCGAGCTCGCACTCCACCACCTCGCCTGGCAGGCGCTGCTGACGGCCGCGTTCGTGTGGGCGGGCGCCCTCGCCGCCTGGCCCGGCGTGCTCGGCCTGGCCGTCACGCTCGGGTCGTGGGCCGGGCTCGCCCGCTGCTATCAGGTGGCGCGCCGGGCCGAGGCCGTGGTCGAAGACGCGCTCCGCGAGGGCCTTGGCGCGCCGTACCGCGAGGAGATCCTGCCCGCGGTCCGGGAGAAGTTCGCCCCGGCCCTCGACTGGCGGCAGATCCTCGTGCCGCTCCCGGTCTGGCATCGCGACGTCGAGCGGGTGCGCGACGTCACCTACGCCCGGCCGGGCAGCGTGGCCCTAGAGCTCGACGTCTACCGCCCGCGTGCCGCGTCCGCCGGCTGCCCGACGCTGCTCCAGATCCACGGCGGCGCCTGGATCCTCGGCAGCAAGAACGAGCAGGGCATCCCGCTCATGCGCCACCTGGCGTCGCGCGGCTGGGTGTGCGTCAGCGCGAACTATCGCCTGAGCCCGCGCGCCACCTTTCCCGACCACCTGATCGACTGCAAGCGCGCCGTGCAGTGGATCCGCGAGCACGGCGCGGGCTACGGGGCCAACCCCGACTTCCTCGTGGTGACCGGCGGCTCGGCGGGCGGCCACCTGGCGGCCCTCGTGGCCCTCACCGCCAACGACCCCGAGTACCAGCCCGGCTTCGAGAGCGCGGACACGTCGGTCTCGGGCTGCGTGGCGTTCTACGGCGTCTACGACTTCACCAACCGCTCCGGCGCCTGGCTGCACCAGGGGCTCACCCGCCTGCTCGAGCGCCGCGTGATGAAGGTGTCGCTGGCGACCGCGCGCGAGGCGTACGAGAAGGCCTCCCCGATCGCGTGCATCACGGCCGGCGCCCCGCCCTTCTTCGTCATCCACGGCACGCACGACACGATGGTGCCGGTGGCGGAGGCACGCGCGTTCGCACATGGCCTGCGCGGCGCCACCGGCGGCCCCGTCGTCTACGCCGAGATCCCCGGCGCGCAGCACGCCTTCGATATCTTCCCTTCGGCGCGCAGCCTCTTCGTCATCCACGGCGTCGAGCGCTTTCTCGCCCACCTCTACAGCCGCTACCTGGCCGCCCGCGACGGCGCCACCGGCCCGGACGTCCTGGCGGTGGTGGGCGCGCCCGGCTCCCGATGAGCGCCGCCGAGTTCGGGGTCGACGTCGCCCTGGGCGCGGACGGGGTGGCGTGGCTCGTGCTGCGCAACCCCGCACGCCGCAACGCCGTCCGCCTCGAGATGTGGCAGGCGATCCCCGCTGCCGTGCGCACGCTCGCCGCCGACCGCACCACGCGCGTGCTCGTCATGCGCGGTCACGGCGAGGAGGCGTTCGCCTCGGGCGCGGACATCTCGGAGTTCGCCACCCACCGGCGCGATGCCGCCGCGGCGGCCGCCTACGAGGAGACGACCGCGCACGCCTTCGAGGCGCTGCTCGCCGTCGAGCAGCCGGTGGTGGCGATGATCCACGGGGCGTGCGTCGGCGGCGGGCTCGCGCTTGCCGCCTGCGCCGATCTTCGCATCGCGGCAGACGACGCGCGGCTCGCGCTGCCCGCCGCCCGGCTCGGTCTCGGGTACCATTTCAGCGGCGTCGAGCGCCTCGTGCGCCTGGTCGGGCCGTCGGCCGCGGCCGAGATCTTCTTCACCGCGCGGCCGTACACGGCGGCCGAGGCGCTCCGGATCGGCCTCGTGAACCAGGTCGTGCCCAAGGCGGAGCTCGAGACGTTCACGACGCAGTACGCTGGTGCGATCGCGAGCAACGCGCCGCTCACGCTCCGCGCCGCCAAGCGCGCCATCGTGGAGAGCCAGCGCGATCCCGGCGCGCGCGACCTCGCCGCGGTCCGGCGCGCCATCGCGGCCTGCTTCGAGAGCAGCGACTACGCCGAGGGCGTGCGGGCGTTCAGCGAGAAGCGCGCACCCCGGTTCCGGGGCGACTGAGGGCGGCGTGGTCCGCCGGCCTTTCGGCTGGACCGGCGTCCCGGTGCCGGTCATCGGGCAGGGCACCTGGAACCTGGAGCGCGCCGACCGCGCCGAGGCGGTGGCGGCCCTCCGGCGCGGCCTCGACGCCGGCATGACACACGTCGACACCGCCGAGATGTACGGCGCGGGCCGCGTCGAGGAGCTCGTCGGTGAGGCGATCGCCGGCCGGCGCGACGAGGTCTTCCTTGTCTCCAAGGTGTTGCCCGAGCATGCCTCGTTCGCCGGCGTGCTCGCCGCCTGCGAGGCGAGCCTCCGGCGGCTCGCGACCGACCGCCTCGACCTCTACCTCCTGCACTGGGCGAGCCGCCACCAGATCGAGCAGACGATCGCGGGCTTCGAGCGGCTGGTGCGCGACGGGAAGATCCGCCACTACGGCGTCAGCAACTTCGACACGGGCGAGCTCGAGCGGGCCCTGGCGCTCGCGGGGCCGGATCGCATCGCGTGCAACCAGGTCCTGTACCACCTCGAGGAACGCGCCATCGAGCACGCGGTCCTGCCGTGGTGCGAGCGCCACGGGATGGCCGTCGTCGCCTACAGCCCCTTCGGCTCGGGCCGTTTCCCGGGCGCGCGGAGCCCCGGCGGGCGGCTGCTCGCGGAGATCGCGCAGGCACGCGGCGCCACTCCCCGGCAGGTCGCGCTCGCCTTCCTCGTCCGCCGCGCCGGCGTGTCCACGATCCCGAAGGCCGCGCGCGTCGAGCACGCGCTCGAGAACGCCGCCGCCGGCGAGCTCACGCTCTCGGCCGAGGAGGAAGCCCGCCTCGATCGGGCGTTCCCCCGCGGGCGACCTGGACGCGGCGTCCCGGTCCTCTGAGACCCGCTTCACGGTCGAGAAGATTCGCGCCTCGGGTATCCTCCCCGGGTCAGCTCCGGAATTCTCCCGGTTTTCGACACTGACCCCCGCAGCTAACGGTGAGCATCGGATGCGAGGGGGCGAACGATCAAGGCGGGGATACCCTCAAGGTATCGGCTACGGCGCCAGGCTGACCGAAATGTGGGCGCGTCGGGACGGTGGTCGCGCTTCGGCGGACGCGCGTCTTGGAGCCGCTCGAAGCGCCTGACAACCGCCGGTGAGCGGCCGACATCGAGCGTCGCGTAGCCGTCCGAGTGGACGATGACTGCGGCCCCATGCGGGCAGAGGTAGGCCGGAGCGTGAATTGTCTGGAGAAATCGGACATGGGCGGCTCGTCCGATTGCCGTGACCCACCGAATAGCGCGGCGATGCACGCGCTGCGATTCGACACGAAAGGTGCCACCGCGACCGCGGCGGAGGTGACTGCACCCGAGCGCGGTCCCCTCAGTTGGCGGGCCGAACAAGAAAGGGGAATTCACAGCCATGCGATACAGACGAGTTCACCGAATCGGATTTGTTGTGGCGTTGACCGCGATGCTGGCGCTGTCGCCGCTCGCGGGGCCGGTGCCGTCGGCCTGGGCGCAGAACCCGCCACCGACGCCCGCCGATAAGATCCAGGTCTCGGCCTCGACCATCGAGGTCATGGACAGCACACAACCCCAACCCGTGACCCTCCTGAGTGTGGTGTTTCGAACGTCCAACCCGGCGGACCTCCTGATCCGGTTCACCGGGGAGTGCGCGCTCTTCACCGACGTGATGTCACCCGACGGCAACTCCAAGGCCAACGTCAAGATGTGGGTCGAGCTCGACGGCGTGCCCGTGCCGGTGACGTCCGACCCGGCCAAGGGCGGCCCCGACGACGGCAAAGTGGTCTTCTGCAATCGCGAGGTCCAGCTCACCAGCCCGGACGTGATCGACCTCTTCCTGAGGACGCGTGAGTCGCACGCCTTCCAGTGGGGCGCGCTCAACGTCGGGAACCAAGTGCACACCCTCGAGGTGAAGGCGCAGCTC
Protein-coding sequences here:
- a CDS encoding aldo/keto reductase, giving the protein MVRRPFGWTGVPVPVIGQGTWNLERADRAEAVAALRRGLDAGMTHVDTAEMYGAGRVEELVGEAIAGRRDEVFLVSKVLPEHASFAGVLAACEASLRRLATDRLDLYLLHWASRHQIEQTIAGFERLVRDGKIRHYGVSNFDTGELERALALAGPDRIACNQVLYHLEERAIEHAVLPWCERHGMAVVAYSPFGSGRFPGARSPGGRLLAEIAQARGATPRQVALAFLVRRAGVSTIPKAARVEHALENAAAGELTLSAEEEARLDRAFPRGRPGRGVPVL
- a CDS encoding RNA-binding protein — encoded protein: MGKKIFVGNLSFDTTSADLESLFSQAGTCTSATVITDRDTGRSRGFGFVEMSSASEAQKAIAELNGRELQGRTLNVSEARERSGGGGGGGGGDRPRGGGGGFGGRRR
- a CDS encoding alpha/beta hydrolase; the protein is MSFFAGWLTTELALHHLAWQALLTAAFVWAGALAAWPGVLGLAVTLGSWAGLARCYQVARRAEAVVEDALREGLGAPYREEILPAVREKFAPALDWRQILVPLPVWHRDVERVRDVTYARPGSVALELDVYRPRAASAGCPTLLQIHGGAWILGSKNEQGIPLMRHLASRGWVCVSANYRLSPRATFPDHLIDCKRAVQWIREHGAGYGANPDFLVVTGGSAGGHLAALVALTANDPEYQPGFESADTSVSGCVAFYGVYDFTNRSGAWLHQGLTRLLERRVMKVSLATAREAYEKASPIACITAGAPPFFVIHGTHDTMVPVAEARAFAHGLRGATGGPVVYAEIPGAQHAFDIFPSARSLFVIHGVERFLAHLYSRYLAARDGATGPDVLAVVGAPGSR
- a CDS encoding enoyl-CoA hydratase (Catalyzes the reversible hydration of unsaturated fatty acyl-CoA to beta-hydroxyacyl-CoA), yielding MSAAEFGVDVALGADGVAWLVLRNPARRNAVRLEMWQAIPAAVRTLAADRTTRVLVMRGHGEEAFASGADISEFATHRRDAAAAAAYEETTAHAFEALLAVEQPVVAMIHGACVGGGLALAACADLRIAADDARLALPAARLGLGYHFSGVERLVRLVGPSAAAEIFFTARPYTAAEALRIGLVNQVVPKAELETFTTQYAGAIASNAPLTLRAAKRAIVESQRDPGARDLAAVRRAIAACFESSDYAEGVRAFSEKRAPRFRGD